One stretch of Pradoshia sp. D12 DNA includes these proteins:
- a CDS encoding MetQ/NlpA family ABC transporter substrate-binding protein produces the protein MKKGLTAFILFLVVGTLAACSGNESIEDASSESKDIKIGATSGPYSDMATKAIKPGLEELGYKVEVVEFSDYIQPNKALDGGDIDANLFQHTIYLENFEKENSMDLTGLIKVPTAPMGIYSNTYKSLDEVKDGATITIPNDPVNAARAFNTLQDEGLIVVDENAEPLKVSEKDIIENKKNLKFQPLESGQLPRSIDSADLSAVPGNFALAADMDLLSALALENMLDPYRNVVAVKANNDDSQLAKDILSVVESDEFEKIIDEEFVGFGKPEWMK, from the coding sequence ATGAAAAAGGGGTTAACAGCATTTATTTTATTCTTAGTGGTAGGTACATTGGCAGCTTGCAGCGGCAATGAAAGCATTGAGGATGCAAGCTCAGAGTCAAAGGATATTAAAATTGGAGCTACTTCTGGTCCTTATAGTGATATGGCAACGAAAGCAATCAAGCCAGGCTTGGAAGAATTGGGATACAAAGTAGAAGTGGTGGAGTTCAGTGATTATATTCAACCGAATAAAGCGTTAGATGGTGGAGATATTGATGCGAACCTTTTTCAGCATACTATTTACTTGGAAAACTTTGAAAAAGAGAACAGCATGGATTTGACAGGGTTAATTAAAGTACCGACTGCGCCGATGGGTATTTATTCAAACACGTATAAATCTTTGGATGAAGTGAAGGACGGAGCGACGATTACAATTCCGAATGATCCGGTAAATGCAGCTCGCGCATTCAATACACTTCAAGATGAAGGATTAATTGTAGTAGATGAAAATGCAGAACCCCTTAAAGTTTCTGAAAAGGACATAATCGAAAACAAGAAAAACTTAAAATTCCAGCCGCTAGAGTCAGGACAGCTACCTCGATCTATTGACAGTGCAGATTTATCAGCAGTACCAGGAAACTTCGCATTAGCTGCAGATATGGACTTATTAAGTGCATTAGCGCTTGAGAATATGCTTGATCCGTATCGAAATGTAGTGGCTGTAAAGGCTAATAATGATGATTCACAGCTAGCTAAGGATATTTTATCAGTGGTAGAATCTGATGAATTCGAAAAAATAATCGATGAAGAATTTGTCGGCTTCGGCAAGCCTGAATGGATGAAATAA
- a CDS encoding iron-containing alcohol dehydrogenase family protein, protein MTVFSVHGAPSEYILKDNALDLLEAKLLERNLRRVLVVRGKKSWEAVKPYWPQMAEVELEEYTYGGECSFAEIEAVTKLVKHHSLDAVIGVGGGKILDLVKAVCDATERQSILIPTLASNCSPWTPLSVIYDDSGAFIRYDIYPVCTSLVLVEPQILVDAPIEMLIAGIGDTLAKWYEADVQMAVIDNKTVPLQIAHFAARECKDLLLKFARGAVEAAKAGEVNDDFVKVVETIIMFGGMVGGYGDYYGRIAGAHSIHNGLTVLEETHHALHGDKVAYGILVQLVLEDKWTEIEELRLFYEELGLPLSLTDLGVEDITEALIAEVAEKATVTGESIHVMSIGLVTAERVVEAIQKLEQFVCESEKSC, encoded by the coding sequence ATGACTGTTTTTTCAGTTCATGGTGCTCCAAGTGAATATATTTTGAAAGATAACGCTTTAGATTTATTGGAAGCTAAGCTGCTGGAACGTAATCTCCGCAGAGTTCTTGTGGTTCGTGGCAAAAAGTCCTGGGAGGCAGTAAAGCCGTATTGGCCGCAAATGGCAGAGGTAGAATTGGAAGAATATACGTACGGAGGCGAGTGCTCATTTGCCGAAATCGAGGCGGTTACTAAGCTGGTCAAGCATCATTCATTGGATGCGGTAATAGGTGTCGGAGGCGGAAAGATACTCGATCTTGTTAAGGCGGTTTGCGATGCGACTGAAAGGCAGTCCATTCTCATTCCGACATTGGCATCTAATTGTTCGCCATGGACGCCTTTAAGCGTTATATATGATGATTCCGGAGCTTTCATTCGTTATGATATATATCCGGTTTGTACCAGTCTGGTGCTAGTGGAGCCGCAAATTTTAGTTGATGCTCCAATAGAAATGTTAATTGCCGGTATTGGAGATACTCTTGCGAAATGGTACGAAGCGGATGTACAGATGGCTGTAATTGATAATAAGACTGTTCCACTGCAAATTGCTCATTTTGCTGCAAGAGAATGTAAGGATTTATTGCTAAAATTCGCCCGTGGAGCTGTTGAAGCTGCAAAGGCTGGGGAAGTAAATGATGATTTCGTCAAAGTAGTGGAAACAATTATTATGTTTGGTGGCATGGTTGGGGGCTATGGTGATTATTACGGTCGAATTGCTGGCGCTCATTCGATTCACAATGGTTTAACGGTACTTGAAGAAACTCATCACGCCTTGCATGGTGATAAGGTGGCATATGGCATTTTAGTTCAGCTAGTGCTGGAAGACAAATGGACAGAAATTGAAGAGCTTCGACTGTTTTATGAGGAGTTGGGCCTTCCATTATCCTTAACAGATTTAGGTGTGGAAGATATAACGGAAGCGCTGATTGCTGAGGTTGCTGAAAAAGCAACAGTTACGGGTGAGTCGATTCATGTAATGTCAATTGGATTGGTTACAGCTGAGAGGGTAGTGGAAGCAATTCAGAAGTTGGAGCAATTTGTTTGTGAGAGTGAGAAATCTTGCTAA
- the glpX gene encoding class II fructose-bisphosphatase has protein sequence MEFTKYASKKHTVQQIAEDLLHVTQQAAIASYPWIGKGNKIEADGAGTRAMRHHLNTIDMCGRVVIGEGEMDEAPMLYINEMLGNGNGPAIDIAVDPVEGTTLMSKGKNHSMAVLAAAKSGSMLHAPDMYMKKIAVGPNAKGCININASLKENMQSVAKALGKDVRELTIMIQDRDRHSTLMAQVLELGAKLKLFSDVDITGAIATGIDGMDIDMLVGTGGAPEGVITATALKCLGGDFQGQLVPMNQEEYNRCVQMGIENPTKIFELDEIIRTDDCLFSATAITDGMFLNGVRKLPSGKMSTHSLLLVGANTRNTKFIHTHHH, from the coding sequence ATGGAATTCACCAAGTATGCGAGTAAGAAACACACCGTACAGCAAATTGCAGAAGATCTGCTACATGTTACTCAACAGGCAGCTATTGCTTCATATCCCTGGATAGGAAAGGGAAATAAGATTGAAGCAGATGGTGCAGGGACAAGGGCTATGAGGCATCATTTAAATACAATCGATATGTGTGGAAGAGTCGTAATTGGTGAAGGAGAAATGGATGAAGCGCCAATGCTTTATATCAATGAAATGCTGGGAAATGGGAACGGTCCGGCAATTGATATAGCTGTTGATCCGGTGGAAGGTACTACGTTAATGTCTAAAGGGAAAAATCATTCAATGGCTGTGTTGGCTGCTGCGAAAAGTGGAAGCATGCTTCATGCTCCTGATATGTATATGAAAAAGATCGCAGTTGGGCCAAATGCAAAAGGATGTATTAATATAAATGCCTCCTTAAAAGAGAATATGCAATCAGTTGCGAAGGCCCTTGGAAAAGATGTAAGAGAATTGACCATTATGATTCAGGACCGCGACAGGCATAGTACTTTAATGGCACAGGTTCTCGAACTGGGAGCGAAGTTGAAGTTATTCTCTGATGTTGATATAACGGGCGCTATAGCAACTGGAATCGATGGAATGGATATTGATATGCTTGTCGGTACAGGCGGAGCTCCAGAGGGTGTCATCACTGCAACTGCACTAAAATGTCTGGGAGGAGATTTTCAGGGGCAGCTAGTTCCTATGAATCAGGAAGAATATAACCGATGTGTACAAATGGGTATTGAAAATCCAACTAAAATTTTCGAGCTGGATGAAATTATTCGTACAGATGATTGTTTATTTTCTGCAACAGCAATCACCGACGGTATGTTTTTGAATGGAGTCAGGAAGTTACCAAGCGGGAAAATGAGTACCCACTCCTTGTTACTGGTAGGCGCAAATACAAGAAATACAAAATTTATCCATACACACCACCATTAA
- a CDS encoding GtrA family protein, whose amino-acid sequence MILFEKEFWKFNMVGIVNTINYYILYLLFKEVFQMNYMTAHLLGFFISMIGSFYLNSYFTYRTKPTLKKFLQFPLTYVVNILVSTLAIYILVQLLSIHDNIAPIIATIIAIPFTFLLSKMILAKD is encoded by the coding sequence ATGATTTTATTTGAAAAGGAATTTTGGAAATTTAATATGGTTGGCATTGTAAATACAATCAACTATTATATTTTGTATTTACTTTTTAAAGAAGTGTTTCAGATGAACTATATGACTGCCCATTTACTTGGTTTTTTTATCAGTATGATTGGCTCCTTTTATCTGAATTCCTATTTTACCTATCGAACGAAACCAACTTTAAAAAAATTCCTTCAATTCCCATTAACCTATGTCGTTAATATCTTAGTGTCCACGCTTGCCATTTATATTTTAGTCCAGTTGCTTTCCATACATGATAATATAGCACCTATAATCGCTACTATTATTGCGATTCCTTTTACCTTTTTACTCTCAAAAATGATTCTTGCAAAGGATTAA
- a CDS encoding tetratricopeptide repeat protein produces the protein MSILNKFHHTNPTEELLYKALNADENTETDTIIKLLETALQSISGKMPKRVSKMVFPATILLADQYVKVNNLQKARDTYEAALSLGKTDMDKMRVHESIGKMNYLLNDFEKSASHYLKSLHYAAKYTPKDAIKNVHSHLLHQLGHVLLDNHRSVTEEQKKQADEFQKYLLNQPNSYNLTKLNFYRDIGMDWWKEFHLFNQ, from the coding sequence ATGAGTATCTTGAATAAGTTTCACCATACCAACCCAACTGAAGAACTTTTATATAAAGCACTTAATGCTGATGAAAACACAGAAACGGATACAATTATTAAGCTTTTAGAAACCGCCCTGCAATCCATCTCGGGTAAAATGCCAAAGAGGGTCAGTAAAATGGTGTTTCCTGCTACAATCCTTTTGGCTGATCAATATGTAAAAGTGAATAACCTGCAAAAAGCTAGAGATACATATGAAGCAGCCTTATCACTGGGTAAAACAGACATGGATAAAATGCGTGTTCATGAATCAATCGGGAAGATGAATTACTTACTTAATGATTTTGAAAAATCAGCAAGCCATTATCTTAAGTCCCTGCACTATGCCGCTAAGTACACACCTAAAGATGCGATAAAAAATGTCCACTCCCATTTATTGCATCAACTAGGTCACGTATTACTCGATAACCATCGTTCTGTTACGGAGGAACAAAAAAAGCAAGCTGATGAGTTTCAAAAATATTTACTGAATCAACCTAACTCCTATAACTTAACAAAATTAAATTTTTATCGGGATATTGGAATGGATTGGTGGAAAGAGTTTCATCTATTTAACCAGTAA
- a CDS encoding TIGR00266 family protein, protein MNNHEIDYKIYGDDMQFVEVELDPKETVVAEAGSLMMMDEQIQMETIFGDGSSSQSGMMGKLFSAGKRVLTGESLFMTTFTNEGTQKKHVSFASPYPGKIVPLDLSELDGKVICQKDSFLAAAKGVSVGIEFQKKIGAGFFGGEGFIMQKLEGDGMAFVHAGGTLHQKVLAPGEKIRVDTGCIVAMTRNVDYDIEFAKGIKTALFGGEGLFFATLQGPGTVWVQSLPFSRLASRVFSAMPSRGGSSDEGSVAKGLFDMFGGK, encoded by the coding sequence ATGAACAACCATGAAATTGATTACAAGATATACGGAGACGATATGCAATTTGTAGAAGTGGAATTAGATCCGAAAGAAACAGTCGTGGCCGAGGCCGGAAGCTTAATGATGATGGATGAGCAGATTCAAATGGAAACCATTTTCGGTGACGGTTCTTCTTCCCAATCTGGAATGATGGGCAAATTATTCAGTGCCGGAAAAAGAGTCCTGACTGGAGAAAGTTTATTTATGACCACCTTTACAAATGAAGGAACTCAAAAAAAGCATGTATCTTTTGCTTCTCCATATCCGGGAAAGATCGTTCCTTTGGATTTAAGTGAATTGGATGGAAAGGTAATCTGCCAGAAGGACTCCTTTTTAGCAGCTGCGAAGGGTGTATCAGTAGGTATAGAATTCCAGAAAAAAATTGGGGCTGGCTTTTTTGGCGGTGAGGGATTTATCATGCAAAAACTCGAGGGTGATGGGATGGCTTTCGTGCATGCCGGAGGGACATTACATCAAAAAGTATTAGCTCCAGGAGAAAAAATACGAGTAGATACCGGCTGTATCGTTGCAATGACCAGAAATGTCGATTACGATATTGAATTTGCCAAAGGTATTAAAACCGCGTTATTTGGCGGAGAGGGTCTGTTTTTTGCTACATTGCAGGGTCCTGGAACAGTCTGGGTTCAATCACTCCCCTTCAGCCGCCTTGCAAGCAGAGTGTTTTCCGCTATGCCGTCTAGAGGCGGGTCAAGCGATGAAGGCAGTGTAGCCAAAGGTCTTTTCGATATGTTTGGTGGAAAATAG
- a CDS encoding MMPL family transporter — protein MMYTYRKIILVIWIIFTLVMGFFALKMPGILQGSGFEMEESSYDKTNELLEDRFGQSASPYIILFENKDNLEEKDFKQKINSVLNDVKKIDGFSSVESPLENDSQYKKEIAYASISFDEDTQEPADYIKALNQEIAGQDISASLTGSHVIEEDMSKASQTDLKNAEMIGIPIAMIVLLLAFGGLVAASIPLMTGIVAVVSSMGIIYFIGQSINLSVFVLNVVPMIGLAVSIDFALLYIHRFREELQHHEVSKAVSITNKTAGKAIAFSGTCVVLGLAGMFFINIDIFRSIAVGGIVAVFISVISALTFLPALLGIIGKNINKAMILKTKENSDSKWRSFANFVMKRPIIMALAALLILMIAATPIRNIDLEIPNADSLPADSQTRIAYEKFEDSFLPSNQSNVPIVLETKNQEDILSKESLENIEAFINELKEDELVDQVDSIFTYTNTNSAEELYQTLQSDAAREKMAPVLEKLVNEDTTHITVKLDAAYKTAKAKDWVREAENQDIHPELTHTIGGQAKFTQEIFDEILEQVPKGLLLIIGATYLILLVAFRSVLIPVKAILMNILSLGAAFGIIVWIFQHGNLGVDPNPIALMIPILTFAIVFGLSMDYEVFLISRIQEIYLETGDNDKATLEGLTTTSKIITSAAAIMIAVTGAFAFTDIVPVKQIGVGVALAIFIDATLVRMVLVPSLMKLLGKWNWWFPGQKRAKKSNN, from the coding sequence ATGATGTATACATATCGTAAAATAATCTTAGTGATTTGGATTATTTTCACATTGGTAATGGGATTCTTCGCTCTAAAAATGCCTGGTATTCTGCAAGGCAGCGGCTTTGAGATGGAAGAGTCCTCCTATGATAAAACAAATGAGCTATTAGAGGATCGGTTCGGCCAATCAGCCTCACCTTATATCATTTTATTTGAAAATAAGGATAATTTAGAGGAAAAGGATTTTAAACAAAAGATAAACTCAGTATTGAATGATGTGAAAAAAATCGACGGGTTTAGCTCAGTAGAATCCCCCTTAGAAAATGATTCACAATATAAAAAGGAGATTGCCTATGCCTCTATCTCTTTTGACGAAGACACACAAGAACCTGCAGATTATATTAAAGCTTTAAACCAAGAGATTGCTGGCCAGGATATATCCGCTTCTCTGACTGGTAGCCATGTCATTGAAGAAGATATGAGCAAAGCATCTCAAACTGATTTAAAAAATGCCGAAATGATTGGGATTCCAATCGCCATGATTGTATTGTTATTAGCTTTTGGAGGATTGGTTGCTGCTTCCATTCCCCTGATGACCGGGATTGTAGCCGTTGTATCCTCGATGGGGATTATTTATTTTATTGGTCAGAGTATTAATCTTTCCGTGTTTGTTTTAAATGTTGTTCCCATGATTGGGTTAGCAGTCAGCATTGATTTTGCCCTTCTCTACATCCATCGATTCAGAGAAGAACTGCAGCATCATGAAGTCAGTAAAGCCGTGAGCATTACAAACAAAACTGCCGGGAAAGCAATTGCTTTTTCTGGAACCTGTGTTGTTCTTGGTCTTGCAGGGATGTTTTTCATTAATATTGATATATTCCGAAGTATAGCTGTCGGCGGTATAGTCGCTGTTTTCATTTCTGTCATTTCTGCCCTTACCTTCCTGCCGGCCTTATTAGGCATTATCGGTAAAAACATTAACAAAGCTATGATTCTAAAAACTAAAGAAAACTCGGACAGTAAATGGAGAAGTTTCGCAAACTTCGTAATGAAACGCCCTATAATTATGGCCTTAGCCGCTTTACTCATTTTAATGATTGCAGCCACCCCTATTCGCAATATTGATTTAGAAATACCTAATGCTGATTCTTTGCCGGCTGACAGTCAAACAAGAATTGCATATGAAAAATTTGAAGACTCTTTCCTTCCAAGCAATCAGTCAAACGTACCGATTGTTTTAGAAACAAAAAATCAAGAGGACATATTATCAAAGGAATCCCTTGAGAACATAGAAGCATTTATAAATGAGCTTAAGGAAGATGAGCTTGTCGATCAAGTTGATTCAATATTTACGTATACAAACACAAACTCCGCTGAAGAGTTATATCAAACCTTACAATCTGATGCGGCTAGAGAAAAAATGGCTCCTGTCCTCGAAAAGCTAGTGAACGAAGATACAACCCACATAACGGTTAAACTCGATGCAGCATACAAAACCGCGAAAGCAAAAGATTGGGTTCGAGAGGCTGAGAATCAAGACATACATCCAGAGCTGACTCACACTATTGGCGGTCAGGCAAAATTCACACAAGAAATTTTTGATGAAATCCTGGAGCAGGTCCCAAAAGGTTTATTACTGATTATCGGGGCTACTTATTTGATTTTATTAGTTGCATTCCGGTCTGTACTCATTCCGGTGAAAGCTATTCTGATGAATATCCTTTCCCTTGGAGCTGCCTTTGGTATCATTGTATGGATTTTCCAGCACGGGAATTTAGGAGTTGATCCTAACCCAATTGCACTAATGATACCTATCTTAACCTTTGCAATTGTTTTTGGATTAAGTATGGATTATGAAGTTTTCTTAATCTCCCGTATCCAAGAGATTTATCTCGAAACTGGAGATAACGATAAAGCTACCCTTGAAGGCTTAACTACAACAAGCAAAATTATCACCTCGGCAGCCGCCATAATGATTGCTGTTACAGGTGCCTTTGCTTTTACAGATATTGTACCGGTAAAGCAAATCGGGGTTGGTGTGGCCTTAGCTATTTTTATAGATGCCACCCTTGTCCGTATGGTCCTTGTTCCTTCTCTAATGAAATTGCTGGGCAAATGGAATTGGTGGTTCCCTGGACAAAAAAGGGCGAAAAAAAGCAATAATTGA
- a CDS encoding YusW family protein, translated as MKKLSLIMCMCVLTVFAAGCNNNDDAQKDNQANDNQTTENNNANDTATDNNNANNQATDNNTGTNTNDSAYSFRDFDLEVKYENNKDYEVSYENDNDGVEASIEDDRNNERVNGNDAVDRLNPIFKKLDIDSNTSQDDVISKVISAFELDDNYQAIDIDISFNDGTEKEYRNNK; from the coding sequence ATGAAGAAATTATCATTAATCATGTGTATGTGCGTTTTAACAGTATTTGCAGCAGGGTGCAATAATAATGATGATGCACAAAAAGATAATCAAGCAAATGACAATCAAACAACAGAAAATAACAATGCGAATGATACAGCGACAGACAATAACAACGCAAACAATCAAGCAACAGACAATAATACGGGTACTAATACAAATGATTCAGCTTATTCTTTTAGAGATTTTGATCTTGAAGTGAAATACGAAAATAATAAGGATTATGAGGTTAGCTACGAAAATGATAACGATGGAGTAGAAGCTTCGATTGAAGATGATCGAAATAATGAGCGAGTAAATGGTAATGATGCAGTTGACCGCTTAAATCCTATATTTAAAAAATTAGATATTGATTCTAATACATCACAGGATGATGTTATATCCAAAGTTATTTCAGCATTTGAATTAGATGATAATTATCAGGCGATTGATATAGATATTTCATTTAATGACGGAACAGAAAAAGAATATAGAAATAATAAGTAA
- a CDS encoding magnesium transporter CorA family protein: MLEYYISDTDSKLQKIDELKKGCWVNMVAPSEAEIKLISDRLDIPEDFIKDPLDDEERSRLEREDNHILIIVDFPYITYDDGGFPLYETLPIGLIVTDECFITISLIENPIITDFVSKKMKGFFTYKKTRFALQILFNISSYYLRYLKQINRKTDDIEKELHQSMKNEELYAFLSLEKSLVYFTTSLKSNKIVLQKLLRLNHLKMYEEDKDLLEDVIIENTQAIEMAETYHSILTSMMNTFASVISNNLNIVMKFLTSITIILSFPTIVASIYGMNVNLPFQNNPYAFIGVICVALLLSSITTIIFWKKRYF; this comes from the coding sequence ATGTTAGAATATTATATCTCAGATACAGATAGTAAATTACAGAAAATTGATGAACTGAAAAAAGGGTGCTGGGTCAATATGGTTGCGCCAAGTGAAGCTGAAATCAAGTTAATTTCGGATCGTTTGGATATACCGGAAGATTTCATTAAAGACCCATTGGATGATGAAGAAAGGTCTCGGCTTGAAAGAGAAGATAATCATATATTAATCATTGTAGACTTTCCATACATTACGTATGATGATGGGGGATTCCCGCTTTATGAAACTCTCCCAATTGGTCTGATTGTAACGGACGAATGCTTTATTACAATCTCACTCATTGAAAATCCCATTATTACTGATTTTGTGAGTAAGAAAATGAAGGGATTTTTTACGTATAAAAAGACAAGATTTGCTCTTCAAATACTGTTTAATATCTCTAGCTATTACTTAAGATATTTAAAACAAATCAATCGTAAAACAGATGACATCGAAAAAGAATTACACCAATCTATGAAAAATGAAGAGCTCTATGCATTCCTTTCATTAGAAAAGAGTTTGGTGTATTTTACGACATCGCTAAAATCCAATAAAATCGTATTGCAAAAACTTTTGCGGTTGAATCATTTGAAAATGTATGAAGAGGATAAGGATCTTTTAGAAGATGTCATTATTGAAAACACCCAGGCGATTGAGATGGCTGAGACGTATCATTCCATTTTAACGAGTATGATGAACACATTTGCTTCAGTTATTTCTAATAACCTGAATATCGTAATGAAATTTTTAACTTCCATTACAATTATTTTATCATTCCCGACCATTGTAGCAAGTATATATGGGATGAACGTTAATTTACCATTTCAAAATAACCCGTATGCGTTTATAGGTGTTATTTGTGTTGCCCTATTGTTATCATCCATTACAACTATAATATTTTGGAAAAAGAGATACTTTTGA
- a CDS encoding cation diffusion facilitator family transporter, translating into MLELRESMAKRVAWISIWSNIILTVGKIVIGIIASSDALFADGIHSAADVFAAVIVLLVLKVSNKPADLEHPYGHGKAEVIVSGVIGILLLLVSLYIVYEGVAGFFHPIETPSMIAFWIALFSYVAKECLFRYSMNVGKRVNSKAIEAVAYDHQADIVASLAAAIGILLSYLGDQLGITFLLYGDKVASIFVAYLIFKIAREMLTEAFHILIERNVQPEMMEQFEAVILSFDEVRRIDRIRAREHGHYIIMDIRISIDQDKTIKEGHDLSREIKNSLKEKFDHIEEVLIHLNPYFPE; encoded by the coding sequence ATTTTGGAACTTAGAGAGTCAATGGCAAAAAGGGTAGCCTGGATTAGTATTTGGAGCAATATAATTCTTACGGTTGGAAAAATCGTAATCGGAATAATCGCAAGCAGTGATGCCTTATTCGCGGATGGGATACACTCAGCAGCAGATGTTTTTGCAGCGGTTATCGTATTATTGGTACTTAAAGTTTCAAATAAACCTGCGGATCTTGAGCATCCATACGGACATGGCAAAGCTGAAGTAATTGTTTCCGGGGTAATTGGAATCTTGTTATTATTAGTATCCCTTTATATTGTGTATGAAGGTGTAGCGGGATTTTTCCATCCTATTGAAACCCCAAGTATGATTGCCTTCTGGATTGCTTTATTTTCTTATGTAGCGAAAGAATGCTTATTCCGTTATTCCATGAATGTCGGTAAACGGGTAAACAGTAAAGCGATTGAAGCGGTAGCATATGATCATCAGGCGGATATAGTGGCATCATTGGCTGCAGCAATAGGTATACTTTTATCTTATCTTGGGGATCAATTAGGAATCACCTTTCTCTTGTATGGGGATAAAGTGGCAAGTATATTTGTAGCCTATTTGATTTTCAAAATTGCAAGGGAAATGCTGACAGAAGCCTTCCATATTCTAATCGAACGCAATGTACAGCCGGAAATGATGGAGCAATTTGAGGCTGTTATCCTTAGTTTTGATGAAGTCAGACGTATTGACCGAATAAGGGCAAGAGAACACGGTCACTACATAATAATGGATATTCGTATCTCAATTGATCAAGATAAAACAATTAAAGAAGGTCATGACCTATCAAGAGAGATTAAGAACTCTCTAAAGGAGAAATTTGACCATATTGAAGAAGTGCTCATTCATTTAAATCCATACTTTCCGGAATAA
- a CDS encoding NCS2 family permease → MEKLFKLDAHGTTIKREILAGFISFITIVYIVIVNSKILSEAGIPYDAAMIGTILTCVFGCMIMGLWSNTPIIVVPGMGINAMFTYTIVINGNYSWQEALGIVFLSGVLFMLIAFTPLAKKITEAIPHSLKAGITVGIGILLMFIGFEQSGIIVSSPETIVALGDLTNAETLLTILGLIITFILFTRNIPGNLLISVAIITILAIFLGVVNLDGFEWTQPSFNSYGEVFGAMSFTNIFSIGFLLTSFSMAMVVTFENIGLIHAHTASIKQPEKNNKALKANAISVLTCGIFGSSPTVATVETAAGITAGGRTGLTAVTTGLFFLASLFLLPIIKIIPNAAISPILILIGALMIQNIAEIDLNDLTESFPALLVIVLIPLTFSIANGMAIGFIAYPLIKLFIGKKRDVSVPLYIIALLFTLNFVFQYTSI, encoded by the coding sequence ATGGAAAAATTATTTAAATTGGATGCGCACGGTACTACCATAAAACGTGAAATCCTCGCTGGCTTTATTTCTTTTATCACCATTGTTTATATCGTAATTGTCAATTCCAAAATCCTATCAGAAGCCGGAATACCATATGACGCAGCTATGATTGGAACTATACTTACCTGTGTATTCGGTTGCATGATTATGGGACTTTGGAGTAATACTCCCATCATCGTCGTCCCGGGCATGGGAATTAACGCAATGTTCACATATACAATCGTTATCAATGGTAACTATAGCTGGCAGGAAGCACTTGGAATTGTTTTTCTTTCAGGTGTGCTTTTCATGCTTATTGCGTTCACACCGTTAGCTAAAAAAATTACTGAAGCAATCCCGCATTCCTTAAAAGCAGGAATTACAGTTGGGATTGGAATTTTATTAATGTTTATAGGGTTTGAGCAAAGCGGAATTATCGTTTCCTCACCTGAAACTATTGTTGCTCTTGGTGACTTAACAAATGCGGAAACCTTGTTAACCATTCTTGGTCTTATAATTACCTTTATTCTATTTACTCGTAATATTCCTGGAAATCTCCTAATCAGTGTCGCTATCATCACCATCCTGGCCATCTTTCTTGGAGTGGTAAACCTTGATGGGTTTGAATGGACTCAACCATCATTTAACTCGTATGGAGAAGTTTTTGGAGCCATGTCATTTACCAATATCTTCTCAATCGGTTTTCTGTTAACTTCTTTTTCAATGGCCATGGTTGTAACCTTTGAAAATATTGGTTTAATTCATGCGCATACCGCATCAATTAAGCAACCAGAAAAAAATAATAAAGCACTTAAAGCGAATGCTATATCTGTCCTGACATGCGGTATATTTGGATCTAGCCCAACTGTTGCCACTGTCGAAACAGCTGCTGGAATTACAGCAGGCGGACGTACCGGTTTAACTGCAGTGACTACAGGTTTGTTTTTTTTAGCTTCATTGTTTTTATTACCTATAATTAAAATCATTCCAAATGCAGCTATATCCCCTATTTTGATTTTAATTGGGGCATTAATGATTCAAAATATCGCAGAAATCGATTTAAATGACTTAACTGAAAGCTTCCCTGCTTTATTGGTAATTGTTTTAATACCATTGACATTCAGCATTGCCAACGGAATGGCTATTGGTTTCATAGCTTATCCATTAATTAAGCTATTTATAGGGAAAAAGCGCGATGTTTCAGTACCACTTTATATTATCGCTCTTTTATTTACGCTCAATTTTGTCTTTCAATATACTTCGATATAA